A window from Salvelinus sp. IW2-2015 linkage group LG5, ASM291031v2, whole genome shotgun sequence encodes these proteins:
- the LOC111964512 gene encoding nodal homolog 2-A-like, with protein sequence MEGLTLAFFLALLVGSICVVGAENFPGNREAFFHGIRRFPPPSGGHRHPVRHSNRFPLYMMQLYRTLLEGDTARMPTVSAAQTNNDDNPRLHDSDYVLSLVAKSCHQIGGRWSVTFDMSSISASDKVQRSELRIRLPAFSASERVTVDMYHSQTCSYSSPPCPKEDLFLGHLKAEPSSLTSTSNWRVFNITALLHYYWLHQRGSAPGQEVSRPLEREEEEGQEKVLHPTADRVMVVVFSKHQAEKRAPTLIHTAEHSKYVTLDWERARAGANPPVSIEVEGGKGTGRRKRHGHHQRAGVAGVAPGVAPTEERKDPLCRKVDMWVDFDQIGWNEWIVYPKRYNAYRCEGSCPTPVDETFTPTNHAYMQSLLKLHHPDRVPCPFCVPTRLAPLSMLYYENSEVETRHFEGMVVEECGCH encoded by the exons ATGGAAGGACTCACTCTGGCTTTCTTTTTGGCGCTTCTGGTGGGCTCGATCTGTGTGGTTGGAGCAGAGAATTTCCCAGGGAACCGTGAGGCTTTCTTCCACGGGATTCGTAGGTTTCCCCCACCAAGCGGAGGTCACAGGCACCCTGTTCGTCACTCCAACAGGTTCCCACTCTACATGATGCAGCTCTACCGGACTCTACTCGAGGGAGACACCGCCAGGATGCCAACTGTTAGCGCCGCCCAGACCAACAACGATGACAACCCCCGCCTTCACGACTCTGACTACGTACTCAGTCTGGTTGCCAAAA GTTGTCACCAGATCGGTGGGAGGTGGTCTGTCACCTTTGACATGTCCTCCATCTCTGCAAGTGACAAGGTCCAGCGCTCCGAGCTGCGGATCCGCCTGCCTGCATTCTCTGCCTCTGAGCGTGTCACTGTGGACATGTACCACTCCCAGACATGCTCCTACTCCAGCCCGCCATGCCCAAAGGAGGACCTCTTCCTGGGCCACCTGAAGGCAGAGCCAAGCTCTCTGACCTCCACATCCAACTGGAGGGTGTTCAACATCACCGCCCTGCTCCACTACTACTGGCTGCACCAGAGAGGCTCCGCACCTGGCCAGGAAGTGAGCAggccattagagagagaggaggaggagggccagGAGAAGGTCCTGCACCCCACAGCTGACCGGGTCATGGTGGTGGTCTTCTCCAAGCACCAGGCAGAGAAGCGGGCTCCCACCCTCATCCACACCGCTGAGCACTCCAAGTACGTCACTCTGGACTGGGAGCGAGCTAGAGCTGGGGCCAACCCTCCTGTCAGCATAGAGGTAGAGGGCGGAAAAGGAACAGGTCGCAGGAAAAGGCACGGGCACCACCAGAGAGCAGGAGTGGCTGGGGTGGCCCCTGGTGTGGCCCCCACGGAGGAGAGGAAGGACCCGTTGTGCAGGAAGGTGGACATGTGGGTGGACTTTGACCAGATTGGCTGGAACGAGTGGATTGTTTACCCCAAGCGCTACAACGCCTACCGCTGTGAGGGCAGCTGCCCTACCCCAGTAGACGAGACCTTCACCCCCACCAACCATGCTTACATGCAG agtCTGCTGAAACTTCACCACCCAGACAGGGTCCCATGCCCGTTCTGTGTGCCCACCCGCCTGGCCCCTCTGTCCATGCTGTACTACGAGAACAGCGAGGTGGAGACACGGCACTTTGAGGGCATGGTGGTGGAGGAGTGTGGTTGCCATTGA